One genomic segment of Vulcanisaeta thermophila includes these proteins:
- a CDS encoding MFS transporter — translation MYLRYIKRSGVLLAIANSLGGIIWGANSVVLSIYMLSIGLNPLLIGLVLGAFSLLNALGSLVVGYLADFMDRVTLYLVFSIISGSLVLLLTSKLVWVVAIAYPLSAFFNRYVISSAIMGEFAKRERLSDELFSLSSSLNTIFSVAGSLMASLPTYLGPLGYDLIFIVESLAIFASIPLMLLATRNLSPDIVNVRIEKFSIKDIVRLRSLGLILRLMPEALIGLGAGVIIPLFSLWFYLKFHISIGSISIMFAISNATLSLGILMAPLISRRLGSRVLSVVLLEGVATAILALMPLVYWIPLLMVMFVLRNTLMNMASPLLTSLINELTPREERGRVFGVWNTLSSIPRAVGPSIGGYLMNAGYLDLPLYITSLLYAVAVSLFYVLLRDYE, via the coding sequence ATGTACCTTAGGTACATAAAGCGTAGTGGTGTTTTGCTTGCAATTGCTAACTCCTTAGGTGGTATTATTTGGGGTGCTAATTCGGTGGTTTTATCCATATACATGTTAAGTATAGGCCTAAACCCACTCCTCATTGGCTTAGTTCTTGGCGCATTCTCCCTACTTAATGCCCTAGGCTCCCTAGTGGTTGGTTACTTGGCTGATTTCATGGATAGGGTTACGCTCTACCTGGTTTTCTCCATTATTTCCGGATCCCTTGTGCTTCTCCTAACATCCAAGTTGGTTTGGGTTGTGGCCATTGCCTACCCACTGTCCGCATTCTTTAACAGGTATGTTATATCCTCAGCCATCATGGGTGAGTTTGCTAAGAGGGAGCGGTTGTCTGATGAATTATTCAGTCTATCCTCATCATTAAACACGATTTTCAGCGTCGCTGGTTCATTAATGGCTTCATTACCCACATACCTCGGCCCCCTGGGTTATGACTTAATCTTTATTGTGGAGTCCCTGGCCATTTTTGCATCGATACCGCTCATGTTACTGGCTACCCGTAACCTTAGCCCCGATATTGTTAATGTGAGGATTGAGAAATTCAGCATTAAGGATATTGTTAGGTTGCGTTCACTGGGTTTAATACTGAGGTTAATGCCCGAGGCATTGATTGGCCTGGGTGCGGGGGTTATTATTCCGTTATTCTCACTTTGGTTTTACCTCAAGTTCCACATTAGCATTGGCAGCATATCCATAATGTTCGCAATCTCCAACGCCACATTATCCCTTGGGATACTCATGGCGCCATTAATTAGTAGGCGCTTAGGGAGTAGGGTTTTATCAGTGGTCCTCCTTGAGGGTGTGGCCACGGCAATACTGGCCCTAATGCCCCTGGTCTACTGGATACCGCTTTTGATGGTTATGTTTGTTCTTAGGAATACGCTGATGAATATGGCGTCGCCATTACTCACATCATTAATTAATGAATTAACGCCAAGGGAGGAGAGGGGGCGTGTTTTTGGTGTTTGGAATACCCTGTCATCGATACCCAGGGCGGTTGGTCCATCAATAGGTGGTTACCTGATGAACGCGGGTTATTTGGACTTGCCGCTCTACATCACGTCCCTACTCTATGCTGTTGCGGTGTCATTATTCTACGTGCTTTTGAGGGATTATGAGTGA
- a CDS encoding NRAMP family divalent metal transporter, translating into MNFQERVTKGIKGLRRSLWALVGPGWLVMLADVDAPSILTAMQSGYYLGYAMIPWLLILTIPLYFIQELTIRAALGSGKGMGELLKESYGAPIAFLSLIAMLLIDGAAYIGEYASIAAIGIIFGIPVVVSIALTLVFHTGIIAVGGSYKRVENTLIAVSAFILIYLVAFAVIPIGIHGLTQSFINILIPSTYYDSEYVALLTANVGAVIMPWMLYYQQSAIVDKGLRREHYTHERFETAMGAVMSEALMVSALIVGYWLRVKGGYVDGFQEALLSIYKLISPYWFIAASIGMAAAALLAIFVISMGFAYGLSEHFGWARGFSRSPREAWRFYLFYAVEIVPAALIVLFMRNLTNLILDIMIFNSLALSIPLILLIRVTSRKDLVGEYAIGRARAIALYVVAALIVGIGLYTALTSLIA; encoded by the coding sequence GTGAATTTTCAGGAGAGAGTCACGAAGGGCATTAAGGGCCTTAGAAGGAGCCTTTGGGCGTTGGTAGGCCCTGGTTGGCTTGTGATGCTGGCTGACGTGGATGCACCTAGCATATTAACTGCAATGCAGAGTGGTTATTATCTTGGTTATGCCATGATACCGTGGCTCCTGATACTCACCATACCCCTATACTTCATTCAGGAGTTAACCATTAGGGCCGCCCTGGGGAGTGGTAAGGGTATGGGGGAGTTGCTTAAGGAGAGTTATGGGGCACCCATTGCATTTTTATCATTAATAGCCATGTTACTCATTGATGGCGCCGCCTACATTGGTGAGTACGCATCGATAGCCGCCATAGGTATTATTTTTGGGATCCCCGTGGTTGTGTCAATAGCCCTAACCCTAGTATTCCACACGGGCATCATTGCGGTGGGTGGTTCCTATAAGAGGGTGGAGAATACCCTCATTGCCGTGTCGGCATTCATACTAATCTACCTCGTGGCCTTTGCCGTAATCCCCATAGGCATCCACGGGCTTACCCAATCCTTCATTAACATCCTTATACCCAGCACTTACTACGATAGTGAGTACGTGGCGTTGCTCACGGCAAATGTGGGCGCGGTTATAATGCCCTGGATGCTTTATTACCAGCAATCGGCCATTGTGGATAAGGGATTGCGTAGGGAGCACTATACCCATGAGAGGTTTGAAACGGCCATGGGCGCGGTGATGAGTGAGGCCTTGATGGTGTCTGCCCTAATTGTGGGTTATTGGTTGAGGGTTAAGGGTGGTTATGTTGATGGTTTTCAGGAGGCCCTGTTATCCATATATAAGTTAATAAGCCCGTACTGGTTCATAGCCGCCTCCATAGGCATGGCCGCCGCGGCCCTACTTGCTATTTTTGTAATAAGTATGGGCTTTGCCTATGGATTAAGTGAGCACTTTGGTTGGGCCCGCGGGTTTAGTAGGAGTCCCCGCGAGGCCTGGAGGTTCTATTTGTTCTACGCCGTGGAGATAGTGCCAGCAGCGTTAATTGTATTGTTCATGAGGAACTTAACTAACCTAATACTAGATATTATGATCTTCAACTCCCTGGCCCTTTCAATCCCACTGATACTACTGATAAGGGTAACGTCTAGGAAGGACCTGGTGGGTGAGTACGCCATTGGTAGGGCTAGGGCGATTGCACTGTACGTAGTGGCGGCGTTAATAGTGGGCATTGGACTATACACAGCACTCACCTCTCTCATTGCTTGA
- a CDS encoding metal-dependent transcriptional regulator, whose amino-acid sequence MNISNRELRYLVVIKEFNDKGSGATIFGIAKSLGVSTSSAYEEINHLMRKGLVVKRDYGIYITEKGIKEINELIKAHRVVETLLVRAGIDPDKACELARMFDESLPKEVVEKLYEYLGKPEKCPHGHEIPVS is encoded by the coding sequence ATGAATATATCCAATAGGGAATTACGGTACCTGGTGGTCATTAAGGAGTTTAATGATAAGGGTTCTGGCGCAACAATATTTGGTATAGCAAAATCACTGGGTGTTTCCACGTCCAGCGCCTATGAGGAGATTAACCACCTAATGAGGAAGGGGCTTGTGGTTAAGCGTGATTATGGCATTTACATAACAGAGAAGGGCATTAAGGAGATTAATGAGTTGATCAAGGCGCACAGGGTTGTGGAGACCCTATTGGTGAGGGCTGGCATAGACCCAGACAAGGCGTGTGAGCTGGCCAGGATGTTTGATGAATCACTGCCTAAGGAGGTCGTGGAGAAGCTTTATGAATACCTAGGGAAACCCGAGAAGTGCCCGCACGGTCATGAGATACCGGTAAGTTAA
- a CDS encoding branched-chain amino acid transaminase: protein MKYAWVNGKIIPYQEAVVPILTHALHYGTSVFEGIRAYWNGKELNIFRAREHYERFHRSARIIGLKIKYSVDELINATVELLKANEFREDVYIRPIHFVSAQTITLDIRDLETTTAILAIPFGKYLQPSGVRAKVVSWRRVHSTMMPVKAKVGGIYVNSVIALLDAKVSGFDEAILLDHEGFVAEGSGENIFIVKNGELHTPPIYSSILEGITRDTVIKLAADLGIKVIERRIAREELYTADEVFFVGTAAEITPVINVDGRDIGDGRPGPVTTRLRDYFMRVVRGEVDKYRHWLTPVY from the coding sequence ATGAAGTATGCATGGGTGAATGGTAAGATCATACCTTACCAAGAGGCTGTGGTACCAATACTAACGCATGCCCTTCACTACGGCACATCTGTGTTCGAGGGCATACGTGCCTATTGGAATGGTAAGGAGTTGAACATATTCAGGGCCAGGGAACACTATGAAAGGTTTCATAGGTCAGCCAGGATAATAGGGTTGAAGATTAAGTACAGCGTTGATGAGTTAATAAACGCCACTGTGGAGTTACTGAAGGCCAATGAGTTTAGGGAGGATGTTTACATAAGGCCCATCCACTTCGTATCCGCGCAAACCATCACGTTAGACATTAGAGATTTAGAGACTACCACGGCCATTCTAGCAATACCCTTCGGTAAGTACCTACAACCCAGTGGTGTTAGGGCTAAGGTGGTTAGTTGGCGTAGGGTCCACAGCACAATGATGCCCGTCAAGGCCAAGGTGGGTGGTATATACGTTAATTCAGTGATCGCCCTGTTGGATGCCAAGGTTTCGGGCTTTGACGAGGCCATCCTCCTGGACCATGAAGGCTTCGTGGCAGAGGGCAGTGGTGAGAATATATTCATTGTTAAGAATGGTGAGTTGCACACGCCGCCCATTTACTCATCGATCCTCGAGGGGATTACCAGGGACACCGTTATTAAGTTGGCTGCGGATCTTGGGATCAAGGTCATAGAGAGAAGGATCGCTAGGGAGGAGCTTTACACGGCCGATGAGGTGTTCTTTGTGGGGACTGCTGCGGAGATAACCCCAGTGATTAATGTGGATGGGAGGGACATTGGTGATGGGAGGCCTGGCCCCGTGACCACTAGGTTGCGTGATTACTTCATGAGGGTTGTTCGTGGTGAGGTTGATAAGTATAGGCATTGGCTCACGCCCGTTTATTAG
- a CDS encoding DUF2250 domain-containing protein produces the protein MEPQDLMSRLLSNEEFLMVMRHLKRANIDYGKSISRVTGLPLERVLRILDELESMGLVERVQGKVLKRSKARFKLSNEVRKHHVYYRLSRKGELLLRSINRST, from the coding sequence ATGGAGCCCCAGGACCTAATGAGTAGGTTGTTGAGTAACGAAGAATTCCTCATGGTCATGAGGCACCTAAAGAGGGCGAATATTGATTATGGTAAGTCCATATCCAGGGTCACGGGCTTACCCCTGGAGAGGGTTTTGAGGATACTGGATGAGTTGGAGAGCATGGGCCTTGTGGAGAGGGTTCAGGGGAAGGTCCTCAAGAGGTCCAAGGCCAGGTTTAAGCTTAGTAATGAGGTTAGGAAGCACCATGTTTATTATAGGCTTAGTAGGAAGGGCGAGCTCCTCCTGAGGTCTATAAATAGGTCTACATAA
- a CDS encoding MFS transporter, whose protein sequence is MNSGRYVLIQQAITLFLLTLAVRATNNMINTTVPLLAKYVLSFNNTLVGALVAVIFIANFISVTYLNARLEARIRRRIFIVANGIVPLLLLLYFLGNPVITWVAAVITGVAYGFIMPNILTAAGIAGDQLTAERFLALYALALSTSLIIGPSIESYLLSFVSYRLVFLFFIPMALVSFALSWRVPFPSNEARSRDSVVSDGIFRNRGFLSAVLAITGYNVPFIAFTAFIAIYAMDVFHVNKALAYSVFIPFFTTSFITRLFMTIRPLKYLFMPMLASLVMTAVGLLLMFMAPSYLVFLLAMALLGIPHGSVFTMSTIIISRNVELGLRNRANSYFSAYMSILSIVVPPLFGFMSDVVGIRLAMFLLIIPVIVMTALFTHVYRGVEGPILNFKFMR, encoded by the coding sequence GTGAACTCGGGTAGGTACGTCCTAATACAGCAAGCCATTACACTGTTCTTACTGACCTTGGCGGTTAGGGCCACGAATAATATGATCAACACCACAGTACCACTACTTGCTAAGTACGTACTCTCGTTTAATAACACCCTGGTTGGTGCCCTTGTTGCTGTGATTTTCATAGCGAACTTCATATCAGTCACCTACCTGAACGCCAGGTTGGAGGCCAGGATTAGGAGGAGGATTTTCATAGTGGCTAATGGCATAGTGCCTCTATTACTCCTCCTATATTTCCTTGGTAATCCCGTGATTACCTGGGTCGCTGCCGTGATTACCGGCGTTGCTTATGGGTTCATAATGCCCAATATACTCACGGCTGCGGGTATTGCCGGGGATCAGTTAACAGCGGAGAGGTTCCTGGCCCTTTACGCGCTGGCTTTGAGCACAAGCCTAATCATAGGGCCCTCCATAGAGAGTTATTTGCTCTCGTTCGTAAGTTATAGACTCGTGTTCCTGTTCTTCATACCCATGGCTTTGGTATCCTTCGCATTATCCTGGAGGGTACCATTCCCAAGCAATGAGGCTAGGTCCAGGGATTCCGTGGTTAGTGATGGTATATTTAGGAATAGGGGTTTCCTCTCGGCTGTGTTGGCTATTACGGGTTATAATGTACCCTTTATTGCCTTCACGGCCTTCATAGCCATATACGCCATGGACGTGTTCCACGTTAATAAGGCCCTAGCTTACTCGGTCTTCATACCCTTCTTCACCACGTCATTCATCACCAGGCTTTTCATGACCATCAGGCCCCTTAAGTACTTATTCATGCCCATGCTCGCCTCGTTGGTGATGACTGCCGTGGGCCTGCTCCTAATGTTCATGGCGCCCAGCTACCTCGTTTTCCTCCTGGCCATGGCGCTCCTGGGCATTCCCCACGGTAGTGTGTTTACCATGTCCACCATAATCATTAGTAGGAATGTGGAGCTGGGCCTACGTAACAGGGCCAATTCCTACTTCTCAGCCTACATGTCCATACTATCCATTGTGGTTCCACCACTCTTTGGTTTCATGAGTGATGTTGTTGGTATTAGGTTGGCCATGTTCTTATTAATAATACCCGTCATCGTCATGACGGCACTCTTTACCCATGTCTACAGGGGTGTTGAGGGCCCAATCCTCAATTTTAAGTTTATGAGGTAA
- a CDS encoding bifunctional phosphoglucose/phosphomannose isomerase, which yields MNLLDYPRWPSLARESILNIPVDLRSRRVTIQGRTIDYGEDVDSVVITGMGGSGVVGDIIGDLCWFWGCGKPIIVSKGMRLPRALSKPLVIAISYSGNTAETIASAREALNRGFPTIGITTGGKLAQFLNELGAPVIIIPKASAPRYGLPALLYPALVILERFGVMNVASELESGIVGMEKAVKSLEEAQGIARRIVNTVPVIWVTESRRGVGIRFKNDLNENTKYYAIVSVIPEGAHNDIAAVMGKQQGLSHVFIYGEGDYEARYLETLMEVVKSYGKEAITVKLSGGTPLESEMFGVAFLGLVTLALAEMTGTEPVGTEPIDKLKRLLDERKVIT from the coding sequence GTGAACCTCCTCGACTACCCAAGGTGGCCCTCACTGGCCAGGGAATCCATCCTAAACATACCCGTGGACCTGAGGAGCAGGAGGGTAACCATACAGGGAAGAACTATTGACTACGGGGAGGATGTAGATTCCGTGGTGATAACAGGCATGGGGGGCTCGGGCGTGGTAGGGGACATAATAGGGGACCTCTGCTGGTTCTGGGGTTGTGGGAAACCCATAATCGTAAGCAAGGGGATGAGGCTACCCAGGGCACTCTCGAAACCCCTGGTAATAGCCATTAGTTACTCAGGTAATACCGCGGAAACCATAGCCAGCGCCAGGGAGGCCCTAAACAGGGGATTCCCCACAATAGGCATAACCACGGGCGGTAAACTTGCGCAGTTCCTCAACGAGCTGGGCGCCCCCGTGATTATAATACCCAAGGCATCAGCCCCAAGGTACGGATTACCCGCCCTACTATACCCAGCCCTGGTGATACTCGAGAGGTTTGGGGTAATGAACGTGGCAAGTGAGTTGGAGAGCGGTATAGTGGGTATGGAGAAGGCGGTAAAGAGTCTTGAGGAGGCCCAGGGAATCGCGAGAAGAATCGTCAACACCGTACCCGTGATCTGGGTCACGGAATCCAGGAGGGGTGTGGGGATTAGGTTCAAAAACGACCTAAACGAAAACACCAAGTACTACGCAATAGTCTCGGTAATACCCGAGGGGGCCCACAACGACATAGCCGCCGTGATGGGCAAGCAGCAGGGTTTAAGCCACGTATTCATATACGGCGAGGGGGACTACGAGGCCAGGTACCTGGAGACCCTAATGGAGGTGGTTAAATCATACGGTAAGGAAGCAATAACCGTGAAGCTAAGTGGAGGCACACCCCTGGAAAGTGAGATGTTTGGGGTGGCATTCCTGGGCCTCGTCACACTAGCCCTAGCCGAGATGACAGGTACGGAGCCAGTGGGTACCGAACCAATTGATAAATTAAAGAGGTTGCTTGATGAGAGGAAGGTAATAACCTAA
- a CDS encoding DEAD/DEAH box helicase, producing the protein MLFRVVINDVEIRRNWDWGRISKVKEDLKRLGFRWNGEYWSGRALSPVVVKELKDLLELTEDEVDRIMRSIVVNSEGGAVGIENPNLPEEFRECVLSEFGGVGIVSIPCMVRVFVRNDKEFIGKSTSYEDYVDKALEFVRKLIGNAYVIGNLEQALSRAKEFALANSKLRGIYDRRVQWWTARLDTSSVTLNFLSRRLMDGVRNLVVPYYYVDREGNLNKRDLRLIRRDDIVREGGKVIIRFPPFLRDRIKELLISSGYRVEEVPYNPRYITIPRDDIKLLPFQEKALSNWLNSGMRGTIVIPTGGGKTFIALKALAVVKVRTLVLVVTEELMNQWWERLMRYLGIRAGRLGGGFDDVREVTVAIYNSAVNRIESIAGGFDFVIFDEAHHVPADTFKEVAFRLTAPFRMALSATPKRSDSNEHLIFMSAGDIVYQADYRDMVNSGLVVPVRHFRVYVDLSLDEKLNYEKAERTNNPIIMRNIASKASAKVNVAVEIVKMEVRLGSKVLVFTQFIDQAEEIYNKLKDELGPIVALITSKVSDRDSIFRAFAKGSIKVLVTTTVLDEGIDVPDADVAVVVSGTGSERQMIQRVGRVVRRSEGKVEARVYEIVTRNTIEQALSEERHVKGEVEEVECKSYLANQLGRLLNHVMSSTSLFK; encoded by the coding sequence GTGTTATTTAGGGTTGTTATTAATGATGTTGAGATTAGGAGGAATTGGGATTGGGGTAGGATTTCCAAGGTCAAGGAGGACCTTAAGAGGCTGGGTTTTAGGTGGAATGGGGAGTACTGGTCTGGGAGGGCCCTATCGCCTGTGGTTGTTAAGGAGTTGAAGGATCTCCTGGAACTAACGGAGGATGAGGTGGACAGGATAATGAGGTCCATCGTTGTGAACTCCGAGGGCGGTGCTGTGGGCATTGAGAACCCAAACCTACCCGAGGAGTTCAGGGAATGTGTCCTAAGTGAGTTTGGCGGTGTTGGTATAGTCTCCATACCATGCATGGTCAGGGTCTTCGTGAGGAACGATAAGGAGTTCATTGGTAAATCCACCAGTTACGAGGATTATGTGGATAAGGCCCTCGAGTTCGTGAGGAAATTGATTGGTAATGCCTACGTAATTGGTAACCTGGAGCAAGCCCTCAGCAGAGCTAAGGAATTCGCACTGGCTAATAGTAAGCTAAGGGGGATTTATGATAGGAGGGTTCAGTGGTGGACCGCGAGGCTTGACACCTCCTCGGTAACCCTCAACTTCCTATCCAGGAGGTTAATGGATGGTGTAAGGAATCTCGTGGTTCCTTACTACTACGTGGATAGGGAGGGAAACCTCAACAAGCGTGATTTGAGGTTGATCAGGAGGGATGATATTGTTAGGGAGGGTGGTAAGGTCATCATACGATTCCCACCATTCCTAAGGGATAGGATTAAGGAGTTGCTAATCAGTAGTGGTTACCGTGTTGAGGAGGTCCCATACAACCCCCGTTACATAACCATACCCAGGGATGACATTAAGTTACTACCCTTCCAGGAGAAAGCCCTGAGTAACTGGTTAAATTCCGGTATGAGGGGTACGATTGTCATACCCACGGGTGGTGGTAAGACATTCATAGCCCTAAAGGCCCTGGCCGTGGTTAAGGTCAGGACGTTGGTTCTGGTGGTTACTGAGGAGCTCATGAATCAGTGGTGGGAGAGGTTGATGAGGTATCTGGGGATTAGGGCTGGTAGGCTTGGGGGTGGGTTTGACGATGTTAGGGAGGTTACGGTTGCAATTTACAACTCAGCCGTTAATAGGATTGAGTCCATAGCTGGGGGCTTTGACTTTGTTATTTTTGATGAGGCTCACCACGTGCCCGCGGATACGTTTAAGGAGGTTGCCTTTAGATTAACTGCGCCCTTTAGAATGGCCCTCTCGGCGACCCCAAAGAGGAGTGACTCCAATGAGCACTTAATATTCATGAGCGCAGGCGATATTGTTTACCAGGCTGATTATAGGGATATGGTTAACTCGGGCCTTGTGGTTCCTGTGCGGCATTTTAGGGTTTACGTGGATCTGTCATTGGATGAGAAATTGAATTATGAAAAGGCGGAGAGAACCAATAACCCAATAATCATGAGGAACATAGCCAGCAAGGCTTCAGCCAAGGTTAATGTTGCAGTGGAGATAGTGAAGATGGAGGTGAGGCTTGGTAGTAAGGTTCTCGTATTCACACAATTCATAGACCAGGCTGAGGAGATATACAATAAGCTTAAGGATGAGTTGGGGCCCATAGTGGCCCTAATAACATCCAAGGTCAGTGATAGGGACTCCATATTCAGGGCCTTTGCCAAGGGCTCCATCAAGGTCCTTGTAACAACCACAGTCCTGGATGAGGGCATTGACGTACCCGATGCGGATGTCGCAGTGGTGGTCAGCGGGACTGGTTCGGAGAGGCAGATGATACAGCGTGTGGGTCGTGTGGTTAGGCGTAGTGAGGGTAAGGTGGAGGCCAGGGTTTACGAGATAGTGACTAGGAACACCATTGAGCAGGCATTGAGTGAGGAGAGGCATGTTAAGGGTGAGGTAGAGGAGGTGGAGTGTAAGTCCTACCTGGCCAATCAACTGGGTAGGCTGCTCAATCACGTAATGAGTAGCACAAGCCTCTTCAAGTAG
- a CDS encoding DUF1152 domain-containing protein translates to MVFLNKGFIGSLPVMINDLLNGEVREALVIGIGGGGDVIGSIPTYRLLSSEGVETHIGAVLWERYVNDIVPGPIRISELRNAEALGNYTAILTSESYAIRAGKVVVPQLVNVLKVINDDGVGISISGPVSSVAAELAEYVNREGIDAVFGVDVGGDVLGLGMEEDLWSPLTDSYSVAVLATLRRLTNVPVVLGIAGPGVDGELKANYVLRRISELAGKGAYLGAHGMTREDASVISSILEIAMTEASRLMYEAFRGFHGEYVMRGGTRSARVDISSTITYYIDLEAALPELPLARALMDAEDPWDAMRRLNSMGVYTELNFEEEVYRFYLNNNRLPNPHELMGIVQKLRASIASARQHSSGS, encoded by the coding sequence GTGGTTTTCCTTAATAAGGGGTTCATAGGCTCTCTCCCAGTGATGATTAACGACCTGTTGAATGGTGAGGTTAGGGAGGCACTCGTCATTGGTATTGGGGGTGGTGGCGATGTCATTGGTTCCATACCCACGTACAGGTTATTATCAAGTGAGGGTGTGGAAACACACATTGGTGCCGTTCTGTGGGAGCGCTATGTTAACGATATAGTGCCGGGACCCATTAGGATTTCAGAGTTACGCAACGCGGAGGCACTCGGTAACTACACTGCAATATTAACCAGCGAGTCCTACGCCATCAGGGCCGGTAAGGTTGTGGTGCCCCAGTTGGTCAATGTGCTAAAGGTCATAAATGATGATGGGGTAGGCATAAGCATATCCGGACCTGTCTCCTCAGTGGCTGCTGAACTCGCCGAGTACGTTAATAGGGAGGGTATTGATGCCGTGTTTGGGGTTGACGTTGGTGGTGACGTACTGGGCCTGGGTATGGAGGAGGATCTATGGAGCCCATTAACCGACAGTTACTCAGTGGCGGTGCTAGCCACCTTGAGGAGGCTGACCAATGTACCAGTGGTACTTGGTATTGCAGGCCCCGGTGTTGATGGTGAGTTGAAGGCTAATTACGTGCTAAGGAGGATTAGTGAGTTAGCCGGTAAGGGAGCTTACCTGGGAGCCCATGGTATGACCCGTGAGGATGCGTCAGTAATAAGTTCCATACTTGAGATAGCGATGACGGAAGCCAGTAGGTTGATGTACGAGGCCTTCAGAGGATTCCATGGCGAGTACGTGATGAGGGGCGGCACTAGGTCCGCCCGTGTGGATATTTCATCAACAATAACCTACTACATAGACCTGGAAGCGGCCCTCCCAGAACTACCCCTGGCCAGGGCCTTGATGGATGCCGAGGATCCGTGGGACGCCATGAGGAGGCTGAACTCAATGGGTGTGTACACCGAGTTAAACTTTGAGGAGGAGGTTTACAGGTTTTACCTCAATAATAACAGGCTGCCGAACCCCCACGAATTAATGGGCATTGTGCAGAAATTAAGGGCCAGCATTGCATCAGCCCGGCAGCATTCATCAGGTTCATGA
- the ppa gene encoding inorganic diphosphatase, whose protein sequence is MNLLNLPPGKNPPDDLYVVIEIPAGSNVKYEYEREMGVMMVDRVLYAAMAYPYNYGFVPGTLMHDGDPLDALVISTVSFAPGTVVRVRPIGVLSMEDEEGLDYKLITAPLIKIDPRLSNINSINDLPSIMLDQIKHFFEHYKELEPGKWTKVHGFLGPEDARKLVMKAIERARGIVRTVNEHVH, encoded by the coding sequence ATGAATCTACTCAACCTACCACCGGGTAAGAACCCACCTGATGATTTGTACGTGGTGATTGAGATACCAGCTGGGAGTAATGTTAAGTATGAGTATGAGAGGGAGATGGGGGTCATGATGGTTGATAGGGTCTTGTACGCGGCCATGGCATACCCATACAACTATGGCTTTGTACCAGGGACCCTAATGCATGATGGGGATCCGCTGGATGCCCTAGTGATTAGTACCGTGTCCTTTGCACCTGGTACCGTGGTTCGTGTAAGGCCCATTGGGGTTTTGAGTATGGAGGATGAGGAGGGCCTTGATTATAAGCTAATAACCGCACCCCTAATCAAGATAGACCCTAGGCTATCCAATATAAATAGTATTAATGATTTACCAAGCATAATGCTCGATCAGATAAAGCATTTCTTCGAGCATTATAAGGAGCTTGAGCCGGGTAAGTGGACGAAGGTTCATGGGTTCCTGGGGCCTGAGGATGCTAGGAAGCTGGTTATGAAGGCGATTGAGAGGGCTCGGGGCATTGTGAGGACCGTGAATGAGCACGTGCACTAA